Proteins from a genomic interval of Phenylobacterium sp. LH3H17:
- a CDS encoding amidohydrolase family protein: protein MQIIDFECDTPTKEAVEDTVRLIQSGRGFDKEGYAQQMAPGWAAQIGMSLDEFNEAKATQGLTALALKLCEVDMGRAMSHAQVIAMLDEAGVARACIGNAGRRASNADVATFAAEYPDRLIPWFRIWGEEGAAGVAALEHGVRELGVKGFEVSSYREGRYINDPAYWPFLAKCVELGIPARITAGLHLLSDRPYDYAHPRYLDEVAVRFPELKIVAGLSGWPWVAETCAIASRHQHLYIDFACRRVKHMLAPGAGYEALIYYGARNLQDKVIFGSGWGTHMIPLAQLVAETGELPLKDSVRAKWMGSNAARVLGLD from the coding sequence ATGCAGATCATCGATTTCGAATGCGACACCCCCACCAAGGAAGCCGTCGAGGACACCGTGCGGCTGATCCAGTCGGGGCGCGGCTTCGACAAGGAGGGCTACGCCCAGCAGATGGCGCCCGGCTGGGCCGCCCAGATCGGCATGAGCCTGGACGAGTTCAACGAGGCCAAGGCGACCCAGGGGCTGACGGCCCTGGCGCTGAAGCTGTGCGAGGTCGACATGGGCCGGGCCATGAGCCACGCCCAGGTGATCGCCATGCTGGACGAGGCCGGCGTGGCGCGGGCCTGTATCGGAAACGCCGGGCGCCGGGCTAGCAACGCCGACGTCGCGACGTTCGCCGCGGAATATCCCGACCGGCTGATCCCCTGGTTCCGCATCTGGGGCGAGGAGGGCGCGGCCGGGGTGGCGGCCCTGGAGCACGGGGTGCGTGAGCTGGGGGTCAAGGGCTTCGAGGTCTCGTCCTATCGCGAGGGGCGCTACATCAACGACCCGGCCTATTGGCCCTTCCTGGCCAAGTGCGTGGAGCTGGGGATCCCGGCGCGGATCACCGCGGGGCTGCACCTGCTGTCGGACCGGCCCTACGACTACGCCCACCCACGATACCTGGACGAGGTGGCGGTGCGCTTCCCCGAGCTGAAGATCGTGGCGGGGCTGTCGGGCTGGCCCTGGGTGGCGGAGACCTGCGCCATCGCCTCGCGCCACCAGCACCTCTACATCGACTTCGCCTGCCGCCGGGTGAAGCACATGCTGGCGCCGGGCGCCGGCTACGAGGCGCTCATCTACTACGGAGCCCGGAACCTGCAGGACAAGGTGATCTTTGGCTCCGGCTGGGGGACGCACATGATCCCCCTGGCCCAGCTGGTGGCCGAGACCGGGGAGCTGCCGCTGAAGGACAGCGTGCGCGCCAAGTGGATGG